From a region of the Hyalangium minutum genome:
- the ubiE gene encoding bifunctional demethylmenaquinone methyltransferase/2-methoxy-6-polyprenyl-1,4-benzoquinol methylase UbiE — protein sequence MSTQPQPSTVPSEPGSAVDRAGSGAMFDKIAPRYDLLNRLMSFGIDQRWRNKTVDALELKPGGRVLDLATGTADLALKVLHRHPDTTVVGVDPSVKMLEIGRQKVAAGGLASKCELQVGDAQVLPFPDRSFDGLCMAFGIRNVPDRSKALREMARVVKPDGRIAILELSEPKGGILGPLARFQIRTVVPWVGSLLSGAKEYRYLQQSIAAFPPPEKFADLMRQAGLEVLRVQPLTFGVCCLYVAKPQSAA from the coding sequence ATGAGCACGCAGCCCCAGCCGTCCACTGTTCCCTCTGAGCCCGGTTCCGCCGTGGATCGGGCGGGCTCGGGCGCCATGTTCGACAAGATTGCCCCGCGCTACGATCTGTTGAACCGGTTGATGTCGTTCGGCATCGACCAGCGCTGGCGCAACAAGACCGTGGATGCGCTGGAGCTGAAGCCGGGCGGCCGGGTGCTGGATCTCGCCACGGGCACCGCGGACCTCGCGCTCAAGGTGCTCCATCGCCACCCTGATACGACGGTGGTCGGCGTGGACCCCTCCGTGAAGATGCTGGAGATCGGCCGGCAGAAGGTGGCGGCGGGGGGCTTGGCCTCCAAGTGCGAGCTGCAGGTGGGAGATGCGCAGGTGCTGCCGTTCCCCGATCGCAGCTTCGACGGGCTGTGCATGGCCTTCGGCATCCGCAACGTGCCGGACCGGTCCAAGGCCCTGCGGGAGATGGCGCGGGTGGTCAAGCCCGACGGCCGGATCGCCATCCTGGAGCTGTCCGAGCCCAAAGGCGGCATCCTGGGCCCCCTGGCCCGGTTCCAGATTCGCACGGTGGTGCCGTGGGTGGGCAGCCTGCTCTCGGGCGCCAAGGAGTACCGCTACCTCCAGCAGTCGATCGCCGCGTTCCCTCCGCCCGAGAAGTTCGCGGACTTGATGCGCCAGGCCGGGCTGGAGGTGCTGCGCGTGCAGCCGCTCACCTTCGGCGTGTGCTGCCTGTACGTGGCCAAGCCGCAGTCGGCTGCCTGA
- a CDS encoding SAF domain-containing protein, with protein sequence MSDPTESTQSGGPSFVRALAGGVVGFILGVAVMNMAGHQAKSSQKGAEDSLAGSQLVPVVVAAVDIPEGTAVTFDHIQQRSAPKQFVTSSVVKPESANYIVNAKLLVPVQKGDMLLWSQFETKPDKSQDSAASVSDSQVK encoded by the coding sequence ATGAGTGATCCCACGGAATCCACGCAGAGCGGTGGTCCTTCCTTCGTACGCGCGCTGGCCGGCGGCGTAGTGGGCTTCATCCTTGGCGTGGCTGTCATGAACATGGCCGGTCACCAGGCCAAGAGCAGCCAGAAGGGCGCGGAGGATTCCCTGGCGGGCTCGCAGCTGGTCCCGGTGGTCGTCGCGGCCGTGGACATCCCCGAGGGCACGGCGGTCACGTTCGATCACATCCAGCAGCGCTCGGCCCCGAAGCAGTTCGTCACCAGCTCCGTGGTCAAGCCGGAGAGCGCCAACTACATCGTCAACGCGAAGCTGCTCGTGCCGGTGCAGAAGGGCGACATGCTCCTGTGGAGCCAGTTCGAGACGAAGCCGGACAAGTCCCAGGACTCGGCGGCGTCTGTCAGCGACAGCCAGGTCAAGTAG
- a CDS encoding Rossmann-like and DUF2520 domain-containing protein: MAARRPRILVVGGGRLGGALALSLSARRWTVRVHSHSDEGRSRVLALGLKPAAPKDLEQSQVALLCVPDKAVPEVAREMARTLGRGTALVHCAGALSLKALGAPRGRPLGSFHPLCAVSDPRDSLAGHAVAISTRSQPLKAVLRQMAEDLKLLVLEVPEARRAAYHAGAVLSAGAVVSLLSVAVEALGHAGIPEDAALSALLPLTRSSLRGVEARGLVRGLTGPLVRGDAGVVAAHLAALPPEVAEVYRLLSRRALKLAGSRLPPEAHAHLTKLLNER, from the coding sequence ATGGCAGCTCGGCGCCCGCGGATTCTCGTGGTCGGCGGAGGCCGGCTGGGGGGAGCGCTGGCGCTGTCTCTCTCCGCCCGGCGCTGGACCGTTCGCGTCCACAGCCACTCCGATGAGGGTCGCAGCCGCGTGCTGGCGCTGGGCCTGAAGCCCGCCGCTCCCAAGGATCTGGAGCAGTCGCAGGTGGCCCTGCTCTGCGTCCCGGACAAGGCGGTGCCCGAGGTGGCTCGGGAGATGGCACGCACGCTCGGCCGAGGCACGGCGCTGGTGCACTGCGCGGGCGCCTTGTCCCTGAAGGCGCTGGGCGCTCCCCGGGGCCGTCCGCTGGGCTCGTTCCACCCGCTCTGCGCGGTGTCGGATCCACGAGACTCGCTGGCGGGACACGCCGTGGCGATCAGCACCCGCTCCCAGCCTCTGAAGGCCGTGCTGCGGCAGATGGCGGAGGATCTGAAGCTCCTGGTGCTGGAGGTGCCCGAGGCACGCCGGGCCGCCTACCACGCGGGCGCTGTCCTCAGTGCGGGCGCGGTGGTGTCGCTCCTGTCCGTGGCGGTGGAGGCGCTCGGCCACGCGGGCATTCCCGAGGACGCGGCCCTCTCGGCCCTGCTCCCGCTCACGCGCTCGTCGCTGCGAGGCGTGGAGGCCCGGGGACTCGTGCGAGGACTCACAGGTCCGCTCGTCCGAGGGGACGCGGGTGTCGTGGCGGCACACCTCGCGGCGCTGCCTCCCGAGGTGGCCGAGGTGTACCGCCTGCTCTCCCGGCGCGCGCTGAAGCTGGCCGGATCCCGGCTTCCTCCGGAAGCCCACGCCCATCTGACAAAGCTCCTGAATGAGCGGTGA
- a CDS encoding AAA family ATPase, whose protein sequence is MKLTKLQIHKYRGVTPGTTLAFSPSLNVVVGRNGTGRTTLLELISRVLCADFSGLIHEEFSLEYELTFLGMKIHVRARNQPPSSALDDAEAAPSQSAKLLSLKSPETPPKLEPHLEATLRLAAPSTQLVVRADSKGLFCDVDGQSAYARSMHWSVLDRTVWTLVFMVAQYLAPELKERLKDLLRRTFLLAPPRFDEALGMFQQIGSITYAMEMQGDEVFPLGLMALPTWMPAWLRERVDRGPPPDAFEFSHSELERNFLAKFVALAGFAAGRLRVELVERRTYENGGRLGFGHFGFHFTRHDGTELAQEALGYGQKRLLSFLYYLDVNEDFVIADELANSLHPRWVAACLKEIGTRQSFLTSESPLLLEHLPLASAEELRTALILCGSGVQNGREQLVWSNPTADAAAKLLEAHRAENLPLGHLLQAHGLW, encoded by the coding sequence ATGAAGCTCACGAAGCTCCAGATCCACAAGTACCGAGGTGTCACTCCTGGCACCACGCTCGCCTTCAGCCCGTCGCTCAACGTGGTGGTGGGCCGGAACGGGACGGGCCGGACGACGCTGCTGGAGCTGATCTCCCGGGTCCTCTGCGCGGACTTCTCCGGGCTGATCCACGAGGAGTTCTCCCTGGAGTACGAGCTCACCTTCCTGGGCATGAAGATCCATGTCCGGGCCCGGAACCAGCCGCCCTCCTCCGCTCTCGATGACGCTGAGGCCGCGCCGAGCCAGAGCGCGAAGCTGCTGTCATTGAAGAGCCCGGAGACTCCGCCGAAGCTCGAGCCCCACCTGGAGGCCACGCTGCGGCTGGCCGCTCCGTCCACACAACTGGTGGTGCGCGCGGACAGCAAGGGCCTGTTCTGCGACGTGGACGGTCAATCCGCCTATGCCCGGTCCATGCACTGGTCGGTGCTGGACCGCACGGTGTGGACGCTGGTCTTCATGGTGGCGCAGTACCTGGCGCCCGAGCTCAAGGAGCGCCTCAAGGATCTGCTGCGCCGCACCTTCCTGCTGGCGCCCCCTCGCTTCGATGAGGCACTGGGGATGTTCCAGCAGATCGGCAGCATCACCTACGCCATGGAGATGCAGGGCGATGAGGTGTTCCCGCTGGGGCTCATGGCCCTCCCCACGTGGATGCCCGCCTGGCTCCGCGAGCGCGTGGATCGCGGCCCGCCTCCGGACGCCTTCGAGTTCTCCCACTCCGAGCTGGAGCGGAACTTCCTGGCGAAGTTCGTCGCCCTGGCGGGGTTCGCGGCGGGGCGGCTGCGGGTCGAGCTCGTGGAGAGGCGGACGTACGAGAACGGCGGGCGCCTGGGCTTCGGCCACTTCGGCTTCCACTTCACGCGCCACGACGGGACAGAGCTGGCGCAGGAGGCGCTCGGATACGGACAGAAGCGGCTGCTGTCCTTCCTCTACTACCTGGACGTCAACGAGGACTTCGTCATCGCCGATGAGCTGGCGAACAGCCTGCATCCCCGCTGGGTCGCCGCCTGCCTGAAAGAGATCGGCACGCGGCAGTCCTTCCTCACCAGCGAGAGCCCGCTGCTGCTGGAGCACCTGCCCCTGGCATCCGCCGAGGAGCTGCGGACCGCCCTCATCCTCTGTGGTTCGGGAGTCCAGAACGGCCGCGAGCAGCTCGTCTGGTCCAACCCCACGGCCGATGCCGCCGCGAAGCTCCTCGAAGCCCATCGGGCGGAGAACCTCCCGCTGGGGCACCTGCTACAGGCCCACGGACTGTGGTGA
- a CDS encoding AAA family ATPase, which translates to MVDSTDLAQVLLEAKDIAQSVSQKLSSAHLLLALFTVENPAQVLLKEKGVDEDQLLELMTEAPAEEEPLVRDLCQRARVIAQQCDSREADCLHLLIAFARVRCAANDLLTQAGVDLIGLRTTALSYFTSGRMPRKLQAPRAQPAALGTRYPLGRPLGAPPTPLPQSAVALSVPKPVTPSRPSLPALSPRDLIDEDEGREEEVSASESLPPAPVVRAAPAPAVPAAAPAPAPRTPTPVPFPVPKGLDPSLALDAKTFPLLTSLGRNLSLLAQQKKLDPVVGRAKEIEEVIDILGKRRTNNPCLLGEAGVGKTAVVEGVAQQLVSLRGTLAAKVLVELDMASLVAGTQLRGSFSEKLNALKDEVRKADGRVVVFIDEIHTLVGAGSTGDGPQDAANELKTAMARGEFPCIGATTHDEFRKFITQDPALERRFTPVVVNEPSVPETVEILKGVIGRYEEHHGLKYAPEALEAAASLASRYVTDRFMPDKAISVADLAGSRCHREGKESVEPADVARVVAKLAGVPEERLLMNDSARLLNLETDLARRVIGHEEAVTRIARVIRRNYAGFASRRPMGSFLFLGPTGVGKTEMARALAEVLFGNKDALVRLDMSEMSEQHGVSRLIGSPAGYVGYGEGGQLTEPVRRRPSSVVVLDEIEKAHREVQLLLLQVLEEGRLTDGKGRHIDFSNTVIVLTTNLGAEAFSRTGRALGFGADAGVGNGSDVDSASAAARKALPPELWNRIDERLPFRPLRELEVARIATLLLAESSKRLATERGIEYEAGDDVVGLLLKSGGFDPQLGARPMRQVVQRLVEAPLAERILSGEFVAGDKVRVAVEESQLAFQLVSA; encoded by the coding sequence ATGGTCGATAGCACGGATCTCGCGCAGGTACTCCTTGAGGCGAAGGACATTGCCCAAAGCGTCTCACAGAAGCTCAGCTCTGCTCACTTGTTGCTGGCGCTCTTCACCGTGGAGAACCCCGCCCAGGTCCTCCTGAAAGAGAAGGGCGTCGACGAGGACCAGCTGCTGGAGCTCATGACGGAGGCTCCCGCCGAGGAAGAGCCCCTGGTGCGAGACCTGTGCCAGCGCGCCCGAGTCATCGCCCAGCAGTGCGACTCGCGCGAGGCGGACTGCCTGCACCTGCTCATCGCGTTCGCGCGGGTGCGGTGCGCGGCCAATGACTTGCTGACCCAGGCCGGCGTGGACCTCATTGGCCTGCGGACCACGGCGCTGTCCTACTTCACCAGCGGGCGCATGCCTCGGAAGCTGCAGGCGCCCCGGGCTCAGCCGGCGGCGCTCGGGACGCGCTACCCGTTGGGGCGGCCCCTGGGTGCGCCTCCGACGCCCCTGCCCCAGTCCGCCGTGGCGCTGAGCGTGCCCAAGCCCGTGACGCCCAGCCGCCCTTCCCTGCCCGCGCTGTCTCCGCGCGATCTGATCGATGAGGACGAGGGCCGCGAGGAGGAGGTTTCCGCCTCCGAGTCCCTGCCCCCGGCGCCCGTGGTCCGCGCCGCCCCGGCGCCCGCGGTGCCTGCCGCTGCCCCGGCCCCTGCGCCTCGCACGCCGACGCCCGTGCCGTTCCCGGTGCCCAAGGGCCTGGATCCGTCGCTGGCGTTGGATGCCAAGACGTTCCCGCTGCTCACGTCGCTGGGCCGGAACCTGAGCCTGCTCGCGCAGCAGAAGAAGCTGGACCCGGTGGTGGGCCGCGCCAAGGAGATCGAGGAAGTCATCGACATCCTTGGCAAGCGCCGCACGAACAACCCGTGCCTGCTGGGCGAGGCGGGCGTGGGCAAGACGGCCGTGGTGGAGGGCGTGGCCCAGCAGCTGGTGTCGCTGCGAGGCACCCTGGCGGCGAAGGTGCTGGTCGAGCTGGACATGGCCTCGCTGGTAGCGGGCACGCAACTGCGGGGCTCGTTCTCGGAGAAGCTGAACGCGCTGAAGGACGAGGTTCGCAAGGCGGACGGGCGCGTGGTGGTCTTCATCGACGAGATCCACACGCTGGTGGGCGCGGGCTCCACGGGCGACGGCCCGCAGGACGCGGCCAACGAGCTGAAGACGGCCATGGCCCGGGGCGAGTTCCCGTGCATCGGCGCGACGACGCACGACGAGTTCCGCAAGTTCATCACCCAGGATCCGGCGCTGGAGCGGCGCTTCACGCCGGTGGTGGTGAACGAGCCGTCCGTGCCGGAGACGGTGGAGATCCTCAAGGGCGTGATTGGCCGCTACGAGGAGCACCACGGGCTGAAGTACGCGCCCGAGGCGCTGGAGGCGGCGGCCTCCCTGGCCTCGCGCTACGTGACGGACCGGTTCATGCCGGACAAGGCCATCTCCGTGGCGGACCTGGCGGGCTCGCGCTGCCACCGCGAGGGCAAGGAGTCAGTGGAGCCGGCGGACGTGGCGCGGGTGGTGGCGAAGCTGGCCGGGGTGCCCGAGGAGCGGCTGCTGATGAACGACTCGGCGCGGCTGCTGAACCTGGAGACGGACTTGGCGCGCCGGGTCATCGGCCACGAGGAGGCCGTGACGCGCATTGCCCGGGTCATCCGGCGCAACTACGCGGGCTTCGCCTCGCGGCGGCCCATGGGCTCGTTCCTGTTCCTGGGCCCCACGGGCGTGGGCAAGACGGAGATGGCGCGGGCGCTGGCCGAGGTGCTCTTCGGTAACAAGGACGCGCTGGTCCGGCTGGACATGAGCGAGATGTCCGAGCAGCACGGCGTCTCCAGGCTCATCGGCTCGCCCGCGGGCTACGTGGGCTACGGCGAGGGTGGCCAGCTCACGGAGCCGGTGCGGCGTCGGCCTTCCTCCGTGGTGGTGCTGGACGAGATCGAGAAGGCGCACCGCGAGGTGCAGCTGCTCCTGCTCCAGGTGCTCGAGGAGGGCCGGCTGACGGATGGCAAGGGCCGGCACATCGACTTCTCGAACACGGTCATCGTGCTGACGACGAACCTGGGCGCGGAGGCGTTCTCGCGCACGGGGCGCGCGCTGGGGTTCGGCGCGGATGCGGGCGTGGGCAACGGGAGCGACGTGGACTCGGCGAGCGCGGCGGCGCGCAAGGCTCTGCCTCCCGAGCTGTGGAACCGCATCGACGAGCGGCTGCCGTTCCGTCCCCTGCGAGAGCTGGAGGTGGCGCGGATCGCCACGCTGCTGCTGGCCGAGAGCAGCAAGCGGCTCGCGACCGAGCGCGGCATCGAGTACGAGGCCGGCGACGACGTGGTGGGCCTCCTGCTGAAGTCCGGTGGGTTCGATCCGCAGCTCGGGGCGCGGCCCATGCGCCAGGTGGTGCAGCGGCTGGTGGAGGCGCCCCTGGCCGAGCGCATCCTCTCGGGCGAGTTCGTCGCGGGAGACAAGGTGCGAGTGGCCGTGGAGGAGAGCCAGCTCGCGTTCCAGCTCGTGTCGGCCTGA
- the nadD gene encoding nicotinate (nicotinamide) nucleotide adenylyltransferase, giving the protein MRVGLLGGSFNPPHVGHLMAAQYVHATQGMDEVWMMPAYQHPFGKALVPFEHRVRMCQLLCEETSGWMKTSLVEQEVAERGGSGYTVETLAYLRERHPQTEFSLIIGSDILNDLPKWRDPDRIKQMVRMLVLYRAGYPAPNTLGPPLAEVSSTQIRDMLARGEPPAELVPSRVLAYAHEVGLYGL; this is encoded by the coding sequence TTGCGCGTCGGGCTCCTGGGAGGCTCTTTCAATCCACCGCATGTCGGCCACCTGATGGCGGCCCAGTACGTCCACGCGACGCAGGGCATGGACGAGGTGTGGATGATGCCGGCCTATCAGCATCCGTTCGGCAAGGCGCTGGTGCCCTTCGAGCACCGCGTGCGGATGTGCCAGCTGTTGTGCGAGGAGACCTCGGGCTGGATGAAGACGAGCCTCGTGGAGCAGGAGGTCGCCGAGCGGGGCGGCTCCGGCTACACGGTGGAGACGCTGGCGTACCTGCGAGAGCGCCACCCGCAGACCGAGTTCTCGCTGATCATCGGCTCGGACATCCTGAACGATCTGCCGAAGTGGAGAGATCCCGACCGCATCAAGCAGATGGTGCGGATGCTGGTGCTCTATCGCGCGGGCTACCCGGCGCCGAACACACTGGGGCCTCCGCTGGCGGAGGTTTCCTCCACGCAGATCCGCGACATGCTGGCGCGCGGCGAACCCCCGGCGGAGCTGGTGCCCAGCCGGGTGCTCGCGTACGCGCATGAAGTGGGTCTCTACGGCCTGTGA
- a CDS encoding exo-beta-N-acetylmuramidase NamZ domain-containing protein gives MSRVKTGLDVWVEQGFAALKGKRVGAIVNPTSVDSRFRHLADLLAKTPGVTLAALFGPEHGIRGEAQYMVAVDDARDRRTGVPVYSLYGSTFESLSPRPEWLAGLDALVFDIQDVGSRYYTYVYTMALAMKVAAKAKVPFFVLDRPNPLGGTLVEGNLVGEGYRSFVGLYPLPNRHGMTAGELARLFNAEFGLGCELTVVPCEGWRREMFWSDTGLPFISPSPNMPTPDTALVYPGMCLGEGTNVSEGRGTCRPFEQFGAPWIDSEALVARLEKERLPGVTFRPVGFTPTFDKFKGESCSGAFIHVTDRQAFQSLRTGIAIFQAVRDVGGGKFAWRADAYEFVEDVPAFDLLCGTDQVRRGFEEGWPLDRLMEGFQAQADAFQKQRSPYLLYA, from the coding sequence GTGAGCAGGGTCAAGACGGGACTGGATGTGTGGGTGGAGCAGGGCTTCGCCGCGCTGAAGGGCAAGCGCGTGGGAGCCATCGTCAATCCCACCAGCGTGGACTCGCGCTTCCGCCACCTCGCGGATTTGCTGGCGAAGACGCCGGGCGTGACGCTGGCGGCGCTCTTCGGCCCCGAGCACGGCATCCGTGGCGAGGCCCAATATATGGTGGCCGTGGATGATGCCCGGGATCGCCGCACCGGCGTGCCCGTGTACAGCCTCTACGGCTCCACCTTCGAGTCGCTGTCTCCCCGGCCCGAGTGGCTCGCGGGGCTGGATGCGCTCGTGTTCGACATTCAGGACGTGGGCAGCCGCTACTACACCTACGTCTACACCATGGCGCTGGCCATGAAGGTGGCGGCGAAGGCGAAGGTGCCCTTCTTCGTGCTGGATCGGCCCAACCCACTGGGCGGCACGCTCGTCGAGGGAAACCTGGTGGGTGAGGGCTACCGCTCCTTTGTAGGGCTCTACCCCCTGCCCAACCGCCACGGGATGACGGCGGGCGAGCTGGCCCGGCTCTTCAACGCGGAGTTCGGCCTTGGCTGCGAGCTGACGGTGGTGCCGTGCGAGGGCTGGCGCCGGGAGATGTTCTGGTCCGACACGGGGCTGCCGTTCATCTCGCCGTCGCCGAACATGCCCACGCCGGACACGGCGCTCGTGTACCCGGGCATGTGTCTGGGCGAGGGCACCAACGTCTCCGAGGGACGTGGCACCTGCCGCCCCTTCGAGCAGTTCGGTGCGCCGTGGATAGACTCGGAGGCCCTGGTGGCGCGGCTAGAGAAGGAGCGCCTGCCGGGCGTCACCTTCCGGCCCGTGGGCTTTACTCCCACCTTTGACAAGTTCAAGGGCGAGTCCTGCAGCGGCGCCTTCATCCACGTCACGGATCGGCAGGCCTTCCAGTCGCTGCGTACGGGCATTGCCATCTTCCAGGCGGTGCGCGACGTGGGCGGTGGAAAATTCGCCTGGCGCGCGGATGCCTACGAGTTCGTCGAGGACGTGCCCGCGTTTGACCTGTTGTGCGGGACGGACCAGGTGCGCCGGGGATTCGAGGAAGGGTGGCCGCTGGACCGTCTGATGGAAGGCTTCCAGGCCCAGGCCGACGCGTTCCAGAAGCAAAGGAGCCCCTACCTGCTGTACGCTTGA
- a CDS encoding ABC transporter permease — MVRSVLVRSVLPPAAALVVLLALWEGTVRVLGIQAFLLPPPSAVFASGWHDAGQLAASSWVTAKAALLGFGLSALAGALAAIVLSSSRLLERALYPYTMFLQTVPIVAIAPLLVLWFGPGQRAVAASAFIVSVFPVIANTLSGLRSVEPALRDLFRLYGARRFATLLKLELPSALPHIFTGLRIASGLAVIGAIVGEFVAGFSEGTAGLGILVLAAYRQLRTDLMFAAVLCASVLGIFLFGAVSLLSARLLQRWHPSAS; from the coding sequence ATGGTGCGCTCGGTGCTGGTCCGCTCCGTGCTTCCTCCCGCGGCAGCCTTGGTCGTATTGCTGGCCCTGTGGGAGGGGACCGTCCGTGTGTTGGGCATCCAGGCGTTTCTGCTGCCGCCCCCGTCGGCCGTGTTCGCCAGTGGGTGGCATGACGCTGGGCAGCTGGCCGCCAGCAGTTGGGTCACCGCCAAGGCAGCACTCCTCGGCTTCGGCCTGAGCGCCCTGGCCGGAGCCCTCGCGGCCATCGTGCTCTCGTCATCGCGGCTGCTCGAGCGTGCCCTCTATCCGTACACCATGTTCCTGCAGACGGTTCCGATCGTCGCCATCGCTCCGTTACTGGTGCTGTGGTTTGGCCCCGGACAGCGGGCCGTGGCTGCTTCGGCTTTCATCGTCTCGGTGTTCCCGGTCATCGCCAACACGCTGAGCGGCCTGCGCTCGGTGGAGCCAGCGCTTCGGGACTTGTTCCGCCTCTATGGCGCGCGGAGGTTCGCCACGCTCCTGAAGCTGGAATTGCCCAGCGCCTTGCCCCACATCTTTACCGGGCTGCGCATCGCCTCGGGTCTGGCCGTCATTGGCGCCATCGTGGGCGAGTTCGTCGCCGGCTTCTCGGAGGGCACCGCCGGGCTGGGCATCCTGGTGCTCGCGGCGTACCGCCAGCTGCGCACCGATCTGATGTTTGCGGCGGTGCTCTGCGCGTCCGTGCTGGGGATCTTCCTGTTCGGCGCCGTGAGCTTGCTGAGCGCACGTTTGCTCCAGCGCTGGCATCCCTCCGCCTCCTGA
- a CDS encoding ABC transporter ATP-binding protein, with the protein MSSLAPEPASPVTTVSPGGGIAVRIEQVHKTFPGGVAAVEGVDLDIAPGAFVALVGPSGCGKSTLLRIVAGLDSATRGRVVLSPSPEQAHASRAPIAYVFQDAHLLPWRSVLDNAALPLELSGMDRTERRTRAHEMLAHVGLGDFTTRYPAELSGGMRMRVSLARALVTRPRLLLLDEPFGALDELTRGRLDEQLRVLWQELGMTVLFVTHSLSEAAWLAERVIVFSPRPARVVLDRTPELPRQRTAALRVEAAFAREVQILSEALERGGA; encoded by the coding sequence ATGTCCTCCCTCGCTCCCGAGCCGGCGTCTCCCGTCACCACCGTTTCCCCTGGTGGCGGGATCGCCGTGCGGATCGAGCAGGTCCACAAGACCTTCCCCGGCGGGGTGGCCGCGGTGGAGGGTGTGGACCTCGACATCGCTCCGGGCGCCTTCGTAGCGCTGGTCGGGCCCTCGGGCTGCGGCAAGTCCACGCTGCTGCGCATCGTTGCCGGGTTGGACTCCGCCACCCGGGGACGGGTGGTGCTGTCTCCCTCGCCGGAGCAGGCCCACGCCTCGCGTGCTCCCATCGCCTATGTGTTCCAGGACGCGCACCTGCTGCCCTGGCGCTCCGTGCTCGACAACGCGGCCTTGCCGCTCGAGCTCTCCGGCATGGACCGGACCGAGCGCCGCACCCGCGCCCACGAGATGCTCGCGCATGTCGGACTGGGGGACTTCACCACCCGCTACCCCGCGGAGCTCTCCGGTGGCATGCGGATGCGCGTCTCGCTCGCTCGCGCCCTGGTGACACGTCCCCGGCTGTTGCTCTTGGATGAGCCGTTTGGCGCGCTGGATGAGCTCACGCGCGGCCGGCTGGATGAGCAGCTCCGGGTGCTGTGGCAGGAACTGGGGATGACCGTGCTCTTCGTCACCCACTCGCTCTCCGAGGCCGCGTGGCTCGCCGAGCGGGTCATTGTGTTCTCACCTCGCCCCGCTCGGGTGGTGCTGGACCGCACGCCAGAGCTGCCTCGCCAGCGCACCGCCGCGCTGCGTGTGGAGGCGGCCTTTGCCCGTGAGGTGCAGATCCTCTCCGAGGCCCTGGAACGGGGAGGCGCGTGA
- a CDS encoding sensor histidine kinase produces MDPAVEEALRRRRDQIIENWLKRVSKGSAARCLPREVVLNNVPGLVDAILDGLARAATSMPASLVPREISGKHGESRLDLGYGLKELGEEYNSLREALLDTLESAGVALSNKAASVLHGAVDLAHREGVAYYIELREERLRHRQSEFLARLVHDFRAPLATILTSVGMVRKQDSTGQGLARNLDRIERATRRMLFLVEAQLATEGALSGKLQIKETEIQLASVAQEVTELLQARADGQGVELRVEIPGGLWLKTDRLLLGQVLQNLVDNALKYTDSGEVVLRARQEQGGVRITVEDTGRGISPEMLPVIFDMYSRSEYESPGRGVGLAVVKAVVTALGGTVEATSRQGQGSCFTLSLPMQRAVLREEGPPMQPDSHGAASPAV; encoded by the coding sequence ATGGATCCTGCAGTCGAAGAAGCGCTTCGGCGCCGGAGAGACCAGATCATCGAGAACTGGCTCAAGCGTGTAAGCAAGGGCTCTGCTGCACGTTGCCTTCCGCGCGAGGTGGTCCTGAACAACGTCCCAGGGCTGGTGGATGCCATCCTCGACGGTCTGGCCAGGGCAGCGACGTCCATGCCCGCTTCCCTTGTGCCCAGGGAGATCTCCGGTAAGCACGGCGAGAGCCGTCTCGACCTGGGGTACGGGTTGAAAGAGCTGGGAGAAGAATACAACTCGCTGCGGGAGGCGCTGCTGGACACCCTCGAGTCGGCAGGGGTCGCGCTGAGCAACAAGGCCGCGAGTGTCCTGCACGGGGCAGTGGATCTGGCTCACCGGGAGGGGGTGGCGTACTACATCGAGCTCCGGGAGGAGCGGCTCCGCCACCGTCAGTCGGAGTTTCTGGCCCGGCTCGTTCACGACTTCCGCGCGCCCCTGGCCACCATCCTGACCAGCGTCGGCATGGTGCGGAAGCAGGATTCCACCGGTCAAGGGCTCGCCAGGAACCTGGATCGCATCGAGCGCGCGACGCGCCGGATGCTCTTCCTCGTCGAGGCACAGCTTGCAACCGAAGGCGCCCTCTCTGGCAAGCTTCAGATCAAGGAGACGGAGATTCAGCTCGCCTCCGTGGCGCAGGAGGTGACCGAGCTTCTGCAAGCCCGCGCGGACGGACAGGGCGTTGAATTGCGAGTGGAGATCCCAGGCGGACTCTGGCTGAAGACGGATCGGCTCTTGCTCGGCCAGGTGCTGCAGAACCTCGTCGACAACGCGCTGAAGTACACCGACTCGGGCGAGGTGGTGCTGCGGGCCCGCCAGGAGCAGGGCGGGGTGCGCATCACCGTCGAGGACACCGGGAGGGGCATCTCCCCCGAGATGCTGCCCGTGATCTTCGACATGTACAGCCGAAGTGAGTACGAGTCCCCGGGACGGGGGGTGGGGCTGGCCGTGGTGAAGGCCGTCGTGACCGCTCTGGGGGGAACGGTCGAGGCCACCAGCAGGCAGGGGCAGGGGAGCTGCTTCACCCTCTCTCTGCCGATGCAGCGGGCCGTCCTCAGGGAGGAGGGTCCACCGATGCAGCCAGACTCACACGGGGCTGCTTCTCCTGCGGTGTAG